The Sulfuricurvum sp. DNA segment TTTGATGCTAGCTCAAATGCCTATACCTACGCACTTGATAATTCCCTTCCAGGTAATCTAAACTGGGAAGATATCGCAGGTGGTGGAGATAAAGACAATAACGATGTTAATATCAATACAGAATGGACCTCGACAGGATATTTATCTGTCGATGAAAGTACTTTAAATATTGATGCCAAAGTTGATTTCAGTAAAGCCTTTACATTTGATTTTGGTGCAGATGGAAAAGGTACTGTGGGTTATGCTCTACATGTAAACTCTGGAAATACAGGCTTATTGGATACAGCAACTGGTGAAAAGGTCGTATTACATGTTGAGAGTGGTGTTGTTGTAGGTAGCGTTGGTACAGGTACTGATACGCATGTGGTCTTTACCTTGAGCGTGGATGAAACGAGTGGATTAGTAACACTTGACCAGCAACGTGCGGTTGTTCATTCAGACCCGCTGAATCCAAATACAGGTATAGCCTCTGGTTTAATTTCACTTGGAGCAACCATTACCGATGGTGATACGGATACCGCTTCTACAAGCCTAGATATTGGCAGTATGATTCGTTTTAAAGATGATGCACCTATAGCAGTCAATGATGTGAATAATGTGCAAGAAGACCTTGTAACAGTTGCTGATGGTAATGTTATGAGCAATGACACAAAAGGAGCCGATGGTGCAAGTGTCAGTTTAGATGGTGGCGATACTTCAGGAACTTTACTAGGTACATACGGTACGTTAACACTTGGAACAGATGGCGTTTATCATTATGTTCTTGACAATGCTGCAGTAAATGTCCAAAGCTTAGGAGATGAAGCAAAAGTCGAGGATGTCTTTTATTATACGATAACCGATGGTGATGGCGATCAAAATCATGGAGTTTTAACCATTAATATTAAAGGTACCAATGATGCACCAGTGATTGATCTTGATGGAACGACCAATGTGATGTATACGGAATCATTTGAGGATCTTGCTGGAGTTAAGACATCAGGTTATACTATTATTCAATCGACATCATTTACGGGAGATCATGGTATTGTGTGGACAACAGAGGGTGGCCATAAAGGCTTAGAGATACAAGAAGGTAGCACAGGCGGCTCTTTAGCATCAGATGGACACTACAAAGCGGAACTTGATTCTGATCAATTGGTTAAACTGTCAACCACTGTTGAATTAACAGAAGGTACTGCTACCCTCACCTTTGACTATAAGCCTCGTCCTGGTAGTGAGACCGATAGCGATATGAAAGTAACACTAGGTAATGCTGAATTTACCATCGGAGGAACGTCAGGAACAATTACAAATGTTCATGGTGATATTGGAACACCAAGTGTTGTACTCAATTCTACTACAGGGTGGATGAGTGTTACGATTAATGCTTCAAGTTTACCTTTAGGAACAACAACACTCTCCTTTGAAGGCTTAGGCCTTTCCAATAGTCTTGGGGCTTACGTCGATCACATTTCATTGGTAGGTGGAATCGCTAACGATGCTAATTACGAGACAACATTTATCGAAAATGGCACACCTGTTTCTATTGCTGATGTCGATATCAAAATCACTGATGTGGATGATACCCATATGGAAAGTGCAAAAATTACATTGGATAATCCACATGATGGTGATGTCTTAGTTGCTGGAACAATGCCAGGAGGTATTACCGCAACATTTGATGCAACAGGCTACATACTAACACTAAGTGGCCATGCGACAATTGCAGATTATGAAAACGCTATTAAGGCAGTGACGTATAAAAGTACCAGTGAAAATCCAAGTGATGAAGATAGACTGGTACATGTAAGCGTTAATGATGGTAGTCTTAATAGTAATATCGCTTTGACAACCGTGTTTGTCATCCCTGTTAATGATGCACCAGTAGCCGTGGATGATAGTGCGGGCACAAAAGAAGATATCGCGCTTGTTCTACATGCGTCAGATCTAGTCCCTACTAATGATTACGATGTCGATGGTGATACCCTGACAATAATTGGCGTTGGAAGCCCAACACATGGAATTGCTATACTTAATACCGATGGTACCATCACCTTTACACCAGATAAAAATTTCAGTGGTGTTGCAACATTTGATTATACTATTAGTGATGGACATGGTGGAACAGATACGGCAACGGTAACCATCAATGTTGACCCAGTAGCAGATACTCCTATTCTTATAATGTCTGTCAATCAAGATACACAATCTTCTATCAATGTGGCGGATAGTGATGCTTTAACTCAGACAGTCTATAGTACTTCGAGTAATGCTTTGAGGGCTAGTGATACACTGGAAAATTATACGGATCATCATTCTAATCAAATAACTAGTACAACAGAAACGACAGAACCATATCCTTCAGGAGGCAATGGTGTCGATAATATTGCTGAACATGATATTGAAGTGACCAATGGTTTAATCTATCTTGAAGCTGGCACGACACTAGTATTTACTGGGTATTGTGATGATTCTTTCTTGATTGAGCTAGGCGGGCAAACGTTGATTAAAACAACACGTGACGCTTATGGAGATTATAATACTTCCAATACAACAACGACCAACATAGGTCAAGGAACTTATACAGGTACAGGCGTGTTTACAGCTTCTGTGACAGGTTATTATACCTTAGAGACGTATATTTACAATCACAATGGTCCAGGAGATTTATCGATTAATGTCAGTGTTAATGGCGCAGATCCAGTGGCTCTTAATACGACAAACTTTGGGCTTTACACAAGCATTAGTGAGGTTGATGGACAAAATATGCCACACGATGCATTTGTGTTAACAGCGGGAAGTGATGGTGGTATTTATCCTATTTCTGATGAAATATACAGTTATGAGTTGAAGATTAATGCGGCATTAACAGATACAGATGGTAGTGAAACATTAAGTGCTGTGTCGATTGATATTTCATCATTGAATGGTGGGACACTCAGCGGTACAGGTGTAACATTGGTTGGTGATCATTATGAGATTGCAGTAACAAGTGGTATAGACACTATTGTAACCTTAGAAACACACCATGCTTTAAGTGTTGAGCAGATTAATGCGATAACAGGAAGTGTAACATCAACTGAAACTCCTCTACCTTTAGATCCGAATACGGCTGATGATGTATCCACAACAACAGATACCGCACTTAATGAAATTGTCGGTACAGATGGACAAGATACGCTTACTGGAACTTCTGGTAATGACCTTATTGATGGTAAAGGTGGAAACGATATTATCAACGGTGGCGATGGTAATGATATTATCAACGGTGGTAGCGGAAGTGATACGATTGATGGTGGAGCAGGTGATGATACCATCAATGGTGGCGGTGGTAATGATGTCCTTAATGGTAATGCTGGTAATGATATGCTTAGTGGAGGGGAAGGCAACGATACACTTGATGGAAATACAAGTGAAGATACTACCCTCGATGGTGGTGCTGGAGTTGACACACTAGTGTTAGATACAAGTACTAGCATTGATTTTACAGCTATTGCAAATGGGGAAATTCTTAACCTTGCAAACGGTGTTGCAGAAACCATAACGATAAATCCTGCAGATGTCTTGCAAGTAACCGATGATGCAAATACTATACTCAAAGTTTTAGGCGATAGTATAGATAGCATTCATGGTACAGGATGGAGTGCAACAACAGGAGCAGATGCAGGATTTATTCGTTACGAGTCAACGGTTGGTACAGATACTATAAAAATAGATATTCAACAAGAAATTCACACAGACTTTTAATGAGCCTAAAACTCGTTTCTATCTGTCTGCTATTAGGCTTACATGGTAGCCTTTGGGGAGGGGAATTTATCCTCTCTCTTTCTTTTTTTAGCGCCTTGAAAACCGAAAAATCCAAAGCTATTTTTAAAGACTATGAGCGTTTCATGAATGAGACGGCTCCAAAACCTTTACATGTAAAGCTTGACGCGGTCAATTTTTACATTAATGCTTTTGTGGGTTCCTACGATGAACAGACCTATCAAACAGAAGATTTTTGGGCAACAAGAGTTGAGTTTTTAAGTGTGGGGCAGGGTGATTGCGAGGACTATGTCATAGCCAAATATGAGACATTGAAAGATTTTGGTGTTGATGCCAAACATATGGGATTGTGCATTGTCAAAGAGCGTTCATCCCCATTTCATCACATGGTTTTGTTACTATGGAAAGATGCTAAAAATCAGCCACTGGTGCTTGATAATCTTAGTTTTAAAGTGCTTCCTTTGGATGTCAGGGTTGATTTGTCGGTTGAACAATGCATGAATGAAGAGGGATACTTTAAGCTAGATGCAAAAGCCAAACCTCAAGCCTTTCAATCTCATTATGTCATTAAAGCCTATGAAAGAGTGAAGCAACAAACCAAGCGTGAGCATCTATGGCAAAAGCCTTAGATTAACTTTTCAAGGTTTGTTATATTACTCATGATGCTTTTACATGTAAAGACATCACCGCGTTACTTCGTATCCTGAAAGTGCTGCACCGACGGCTCCAATGAGTTGTGGATGCGCGGGGATAAGTATTTTTCGCTCCAGTTTGAGCTCTAGCATATGGTGTAAAAAAGGATTGAGTGCACCGCCACCGGTAAAGACGATGGGTTCATCTTTTTTGACTACAAATTTACGTGCCATTGAAGCAAGTCGCGAGGCGATGGATTCGTGTACGCCCCAGCAAATGTTAGCAAGACTCTCTTTTTTAGCAATCAGTGAAATGACTTCAGACTCTGCAAAGACAGCGCACATACTTGATATGGTCAGTTCTTTATCGGCACCAAAGCCTGCATTGGCAAAGGTTTGCATATCTAAGCCCAAGCGATTGGCGGCGATTTCTAAAAATTTACCCGTTCCAGCAGCACATTTATCGTTCATACGAAAATCGGTAAAACTTCCATCATCGCCCATTTTAATCACTTTACTGTCTTGGCCGCCTAAGTCAATGACCGTTTTAGCCTCGTTGTGAAAAAAGTAAGCACCCTTAGCATGGGCTTTTATCTCAGAAATAACGGGTGCTTGGTGGGATTCTTCGAGCATATAACGCCCGTAACCTGTGGCAACGAGCATCTTGACTTCTTTATCGCTTAGATACTCGCCCACGATGACATCTTGGTTAAAAATGGTGGGAATCACCTTTGTGTGAGTGATTTCCCCGTTGCTTCCAATCCCTACAATTTTGGTGTAGGTCGAGCCGATATCCACGCCCCAATACATTATCGGTTTGCAAACGCTTGCGCTTTTTGTTTAAACGTAATGCTCTCCAAAAAGGCTTCCACACGGGTTTTAATCTGCCCCGCATCTTCAGGTGAATAGTCCGATTCGATGACTAAACACGGAATTCCCTCTTTGGCCATAGCTTCGGTGACAAGATGGGATTCGACATTGTAGGTGTGGCAGAAGGAGAGCGTATAATAGATAACACCATCGGCTTTTCTATCTTTGTACATCTGAACGATTTTATCGATTCTTCCTGTGTTGGGGGTAAAACAAGCACAGTCAATTTTAGAGTAACGCTCCATCAAGCGTCCGTAGAATTCATCTTCACTGCTAATACCTTCTAAATCCACATTGTCTTTAAAGTAACGATGACCGATGCATGATTCTTCATTGATAACACAGCCTCCGGTATTTTCAACCGCGGTGTGGAGTTTCCAATTTGGTGGCGCAAAAGGTGTTCCTAGTACCATCAAACGAGGCGTATTGGAGGGGAAAACACTTACTTTCTCTTGCATACGGATTTCTAGTTCATCGCACAATTCATTGACTTTTTGTGTGTAACGCTCAATATCATCGATGAAACCCACTTGCGTAATCCACAGACAGTCTTTGCCGCTAATAGGCATCACTTCAGGATTTAAACTTCGAAGTGCATCTAAGCGTTGGAGTGCGGCACGTTTGGCATTAACTTTTTTTGTTCCCGCTATCATCTCTTCCAAGCTTAGTTTTTGTTCCGTTACCTCTTCAATGTGTTCTTTAAACTCTTTAATCTCTTCTTGCCACATTTTGAGGTCTTTCTCACGTTTCATGTGAGGGATATTCATGACATGTACGGGGTGGTGTTTATTGAGAATTTCCCATGCTTTTTTCTTCGCTTCACAGGTGGTTTCTCCGTAGATAAAATCACTGGATTGGGTGTAAGCACAGGTCTTTTGGAGTTTAAAGCCGTGCGCGGATTTGATGAGTGGACAGATGTTACGAGGAAGTTCTGTTTCCGCGTCTGCTATGGTAGCGTTGGAGCCACCGCAAAGACCGTAACACGCACCTCCTGCACCTATGACAATTTCTTCAGGAACAAAGATACAAAAGGTTCCAACGGCAGGTTTTTTTTCTGCACGAAGTTTGTTAATTTCAGCGATTCGCTCACCTTGAATTTCGCTCATAAACCAATCAAAATAGTCCATTGCTTTAGGACGATTAGGTTGAGACATAAACTGAGCTTTATACGCATCCAATCCCATGCCCATCATTTTTGCGTGTCGTTCAACGTCGACACCGATACTACTGAGTAAATCTTTATGTGCTTCTACGCCCATGGTTTTTCCTTGATGTAAAAAGTTGTGCTGTGAGGTTTACATGTAAAGGGTAAGTAGAAGAAAAGAAGTGCTACTTCATGTATGTCTAAGCCTTAGACCAACAGCATTTGAAGTATGGTAGCGGAGTTTTCTTTAAAATTTAGTAAATTATAGTTTACCTAATTAGGAGTAAAACGCTCTTTTTAAGTGATAAAAACCTTACATGTAAGATAATTTTTGTTACAATTCATTTTTTATTTTAACACAGGAAAAAGCATTGGATATTGTACAATCAGTGATTATGGGTGTTGTTGAAGGTTTTACTGAGTTTTTACCTGTTTCATCAACAGGGCACATGATAGTATTGAGTGATTTTTTAGGCATTGAGCAAGATAGTGTGACAAAAGCATATGAAATTATCATTCAATTTGCAGCGATTTTAGCGGTAGTTTTAAACTATAGAGAAAAATTTTCACCCCAAAAGATTGATTTATGGATGAAGTTAGCAGTGGCATTTTTTCCTATTGGGGCAGTGGGCTTTCTTTTTGCTAAGCATATTAAAGAACTCTTTAGCGTTCCTGTTGTCGCGGTGATGTTTATTGTTGGTGGTATTGTTTTTTTGATTGCGGAGTATTACTATAAGCCAAAAGAGCATTTTATCGATGATGTGGAAAAAGTGACGTATAAACAAGCATTATGGATTGGTATCGCACAAGTGTTTGCACTGATTCCTGGCACCAGTCGCGCTGGAGCTACTATTATTGGAGCGATGATGGTGGGTTTGACCCGAAAAGCGAGTGCAGAGTTTTCATTTTTATTGGCATTTCCGGTGATGTGTGCAACCACGGGGTATGATATCGTAAAACATCACAACGAGTTTGCAGGAAGTAATTTGACAGTACTTTTGGTGGGCTTTGTGGTCTCTTTTGGTGTGGCTTATCTCACTATTAAACTCTTTTTGAAGTTTTTAGAGCAGTTTACCTTTGTCTCTTTTGGTATTTATAGGATTATATTTGGGGCAGTATTATTGATGGTTTATCGTTAGTTTTTGTTATAATAAAACAAAAATGGAATAAGCAATGAAATTAAGGTCAAAACTTTTTATTTTCATGACGGCACTGTTTGTGATAGTCGTTTCCATTTTATGGTTTTATTCTACTGCATTTATCCAATCTATCAATGAGGAATGGGCGCAAAAGTTTATTAAAAAACAGGTTGTTTTTGATAAAAACCGTACCTTACTTCCTATCTTGCGTGAAGTAGATCTTGTAAAAAAAATAGTTAAAAATCCTGATATTATAGCGATGGCGTATAATGATGATGATTTACATGTAAGAGAAAAAGGGACCGAT contains these protein-coding regions:
- a CDS encoding acyl-CoA dehydratase activase, producing MYWGVDIGSTYTKIVGIGSNGEITHTKVIPTIFNQDVIVGEYLSDKEVKMLVATGYGRYMLEESHQAPVISEIKAHAKGAYFFHNEAKTVIDLGGQDSKVIKMGDDGSFTDFRMNDKCAAGTGKFLEIAANRLGLDMQTFANAGFGADKELTISSMCAVFAESEVISLIAKKESLANICWGVHESIASRLASMARKFVVKKDEPIVFTGGGALNPFLHHMLELKLERKILIPAHPQLIGAVGAALSGYEVTR
- a CDS encoding undecaprenyl-diphosphate phosphatase, which encodes MDIVQSVIMGVVEGFTEFLPVSSTGHMIVLSDFLGIEQDSVTKAYEIIIQFAAILAVVLNYREKFSPQKIDLWMKLAVAFFPIGAVGFLFAKHIKELFSVPVVAVMFIVGGIVFLIAEYYYKPKEHFIDDVEKVTYKQALWIGIAQVFALIPGTSRAGATIIGAMMVGLTRKASAEFSFLLAFPVMCATTGYDIVKHHNEFAGSNLTVLLVGFVVSFGVAYLTIKLFLKFLEQFTFVSFGIYRIIFGAVLLMVYR
- a CDS encoding transglutaminase-like cysteine peptidase, encoding MSLKLVSICLLLGLHGSLWGGEFILSLSFFSALKTEKSKAIFKDYERFMNETAPKPLHVKLDAVNFYINAFVGSYDEQTYQTEDFWATRVEFLSVGQGDCEDYVIAKYETLKDFGVDAKHMGLCIVKERSSPFHHMVLLLWKDAKNQPLVLDNLSFKVLPLDVRVDLSVEQCMNEEGYFKLDAKAKPQAFQSHYVIKAYERVKQQTKREHLWQKP
- a CDS encoding double-cubane-cluster-containing anaerobic reductase, which produces MGVEAHKDLLSSIGVDVERHAKMMGMGLDAYKAQFMSQPNRPKAMDYFDWFMSEIQGERIAEINKLRAEKKPAVGTFCIFVPEEIVIGAGGACYGLCGGSNATIADAETELPRNICPLIKSAHGFKLQKTCAYTQSSDFIYGETTCEAKKKAWEILNKHHPVHVMNIPHMKREKDLKMWQEEIKEFKEHIEEVTEQKLSLEEMIAGTKKVNAKRAALQRLDALRSLNPEVMPISGKDCLWITQVGFIDDIERYTQKVNELCDELEIRMQEKVSVFPSNTPRLMVLGTPFAPPNWKLHTAVENTGGCVINEESCIGHRYFKDNVDLEGISSEDEFYGRLMERYSKIDCACFTPNTGRIDKIVQMYKDRKADGVIYYTLSFCHTYNVESHLVTEAMAKEGIPCLVIESDYSPEDAGQIKTRVEAFLESITFKQKAQAFANR